The Onychomys torridus chromosome X, mOncTor1.1, whole genome shotgun sequence genomic interval aaacaaaacactatctAAACATCTCTCATTGTTTACGGATTGTATCTCTGTTGGCTGAAAACCACCAGGGTACTCTGTTGACATGGAAGTTAATCCACAGCTGGTGTGTCAAGGTCAGCAGAGCTagctgatcctcctgcttttcaGTGTCGAGCTCTGCATCCAGCCATGGCTAAAACATCACACTGAGACATCTGTGTTGTCAACTGCCTGCCGTATGCATTACTAGGTGCTCCATTCTGCTGGAGTACCTGTGGATTTTCTGAGATCAAAGGCAACAGCAAGCTTGACCGTGAACAAATTACAAAGGACATCAGCTTTAAAGCCTTTTAGAACAtgagtatgtttttcttttataaaaaacaaTCAGAAACTTTACTTTCTATTTGGTGCATaggagatgtatttttttttaaaaaaaaccctttgttttctatttattgctATGATATATCAAAGGCTAGGAGAtaggagtaaaaagaaaaaaaggaaacaaatagatGGTATCATCATTAACTAGAGAGAAAAGTGGAATATAAATAGATCATTTATCAGCTTTTAAAGAAGTGAATAATGATTAGATTAATTGCAATTTATCCCATTTCCATTTATCTCTGTATTCACATGATCTGTCTGCAATGCAACTTTGTGTTGCTTTCCAGCAATAGAAACATTCCCTGTAAGTAATATATTTAATGCATTGGATCTGTAGATCTATACCTTTCCATCAATAGAAGAAATATTCCCTTAGTAGTGCACTTAGTACATTGGATCTTTAGATCTATAATGCTTGCAACACACAACTCAGTTCAAAgtgaaaatatcataataatGTGAATGCTTGCTGATTTTCTATTTTTGCTATTAATAGTCAAATCATACAAGACCTAACTATggttaaaatgaaatacaaagttATTAACTGTGATACTATATAGCTAAATGCATAATAGAGGAGGCGGGTATTGGCAAAAGTTGAGGGAGAAAAATGGTCGATATGGGGGGCTGAAgaggtagttcagtggttaagatgcttattgctctagcagaggacctggtttcagttcccagcacaatatcaggtggctcacaacctataactccagttccaggaagtctgatgccctctgacctctgagcaCCTGACGACAAGCCAGTGGTGCTcacaaactcatgcaggcacatacatacacataaattctaaaatctcttttaaaaggaTATGGGtgtggggctgaaaagatgggtcagtagttaagagcactgactgctctttcataGGCTCTGTGTTCGATTCCcaaaactgtagatgtaaccggcttgttaaataagaaacacagaaccaattgcagagttaaaaaccacgaggtcagagcaagagcagaaaaccttacccttcactgcttctgctgttctttctctccgcaagagagctacctctctgtgtcctatcttttttatagattttttgttctgttttctcattggttgtaaacccagccacatgacctcctcatcactgcctgtttgtacagacctccaggtcttctatggttgctattgagattaaaggcgtgtgtctgccatgctggctgtgtccttaaacacacagagatctacctagctctgtctcccaagtgctgggattaaaggtgtgtgccactaccacccagtttctgctctggcttgctctgacctcaaggcaactttattaacatataaataaaatcacatttcaatacaaataaaatatcactatacaacacccacatggtgactcacaactgtttgtagtTCCAGTTATGGGAGATCCAACGCTCTCTTCTAGCCTTTGAGtgtaccaggcatgtatgtggtacatagacatacatgtaagtaaaacatccatacacgtaaaatacaaatataaaataaataaggatatataatacatgtgtatatagaGACAACCATGGAAAATAATCCCTACTTCCTGTGTCAGTTTCTATTTTAGTCAAGAACTACTTGTGCCGTGGGCAGTTAAGTAACCACATTCTCTCAGAGAGCCCTGCATTGAAGTGTATATGGACAGGAGAAATGGGACttgatggatttaaaaaaaaaaaaaaaaagagggcaaaAAGTTGGGTAGGTAAGGAAGTAGGGTAGATATAGGAGGAATAGGTGAAGAGGAGTGGATaagttcaaaatatattatacgaaattctcaaagaataagaatattttcaaaaaacCTCAATGAATTTAAGCAACAGACATCATTTTTATGGCCATGTAACATGGCCATTGCATATTGACTGGGAATAAGGGACTTGTTGAAGCCCTTATGGACCCAGACTCCATCTTCCTGCtatgactattattattattattattattattattattattattatttcatttttcgagacaggatttctctgtgtatctttgatgcctttcctggaactcgctctgtagcccagtctggccttgaactcacagagatccacctgcctctgcctcctgagtgctgggattaaaggtgtgcaccaccactgcccggcttcctgCTACTATTATTAACTAAGaactttatatatttctttatctattatCTCTGCTTTACAGACCAAAATGTTGCAGCCTAGGGCATGTTAAGATTGAAATCCAGACAGTATGTTTTCCTACAAACTTACCTTATGGCATCACAGAAAAATGATGGATGAatgtaaatgaattaaaatgttgGCATTCATGGGGAAGGTTGATCTCAAAAACTGACCTTAGGAGACACTGCTAATTCAAAGCTAGAATTTTACTTAGTAATGGCATATAAAAGCAAAATTAGGTCATGATgttaaatagtttaaaaactgAGTGAGAATAACACACCTCTAATTTTGTAAATCAATTTGACAAAATGGTTAAGGCACCATCTTTAAATACAGTGTAGTGTGTATGGCTTCCAGGTCAAGGGCCACTGTGGATCCTGGTGGATTCTGCAGAAGCTGTGTAGAGATGAGCCTCCTGCAATTCATGTCATTGAGAGAACAGAGCACCCTGGCAACTAACAAAGAAAGCCAAGGAGAAAAGCCTTTGCTTGTAGAGCCACTAATAATTGAAGGCTGTTTATCGTCACAGCATAACCTAGCCCAGGACTGACTGGTCCGTTTGGCTTTTAGGATTAGGTCTTCTTGTCCAGCATAGGTAAGGTAGGATGGTCCAACATGGCAGTCATTAGGAAAAGCTCAAGTTCTCTGCAGGACAAGGTGCCTGTGTGAAAGTCTACATCCGTTCCTTTCCCAGCTTTTAAAGGTTCATCACCTTCCAATTCTACCAGCAACCTCAATTTTCTTTGtaagaaaacacatttcaagtgttaagaatttgttgttgttgttttgttttgtttttctctctccttttaggTTTATTGGTCAGGCAGTTCCAAGGGATACAGTCAATTGTAGCAGAACTCAGCTGTTCATATTTCAGGAAGCATAGAATTATGAATATCCCTCTCCTTTGCTCTCtcgccacccccccacccccaatgatagctcccttgctctccttcaaCATACTGGTTGATTCTACTATGTCTTTACATCTAAGGTCCCTCTGCCTGAActaatttttttcacatatttttgTGGTTTTCTCCTTCTCATCTCCTTCAGGTTGCAGCTGGAATAGAATTTTTATTAGAGAGATCTGCTTTGACCAGTTCATTTAAATGAGTAGCCCTGCCACCACCTACTCCTTCAATCTTCCACCCCGTTATTTCTCTACAGCATACGTACATTAGCATCTGATTGTATTGGTTTATTATCCACTCCACTAGAATGTTAACAAGTAAACAGTTTTGTTCACTTTGTTTTCCCAGAGTTTGGAATCTAATAAACAGTGAACATTAAGAACCTATTCAAGTGTCGCTTGTAGTAAGAGAACAGGGATGGTCTGGGAAAGGGTGTTGGAAAAAGCCACTGAGACAGGATTCCAATTGAGAGGCCTCTAAAGAAAGCAGCAGGATTCTGGCTATTTCTCTGAAAGAACTGCAACCCACTTctggtttctctctgtccctgtgtctaCCTCATGTCTCCACTGTCACTCTTTCCTTGCCCTGGTGGCTGTGCCTTcaaacagtgagccaaaataGGTCTTCGTCAAGTTGCTTCTTGTTAGGAATTTGGTCACAGTAACTAATATAGGAAGTCACTACCACCCCTGGTTTGGATAGATCTGTCTGGCCTTGGACGAATCAAAAAGGGTTGCTGTTTTTACTACATGTACTGAGGCCTGTGAAAAGTGGCTCCAGCATGGGCTTAGAGTTTGACGTGGCCTGAGTACTTTAACAGAGGGCTGTTTTATAGGAAAAGCTGGGAATCCGAGAACATCCATTGTCAGTAAGAGGGCAGAGTGGAGAAAGGAGCCttcatgttgcttctcatagAGACTAAACTTCAAGTTTATGCTTCAGTCAACAGCACTCTTCTGCCCTCTGGTGCAGTAATGCTAAACTACATGAGGCGATAACCTAAAGATGAGTAAGGGAAGCTTTATTTCAAAGCAAGATTCACCCACacacaccagtgtgtgtgtgtgtgtgtgtgtgtgtgtgtgtgtgtgtgtgtgtgtgtgtgtgtgtgtgtgtgtgtttcttcttggGACTCGGGATAAAGATCTCCAAAAGAACCCTGACCATCTTCCCTTACTTGTCTGAGCTCAGCATCAAAGGAGCCAATTAAATAGAGGGCATACCTGTCAGGTATGCTTGAGTGTAACACAGCTTTTAGTCTGGGCAATCTTCTTTCCTAGCCTTCTGCTAAGTGTTTGTAGAAAGGATGTCTGCTGAGGCAGGAGTGCTGGCCTCAAAGCGCTCTCCAACTCCAGGATCTACCACACATGATGAGCCAGTCTCAGGATTCCCAAGGAAGATGATGGGCCAGAATCTACATCTGTACAGCTTGGCGAAGGAGAAAATCAGAACACAGAAGAGCAGATTCTGTTCCCAAGAGAGAAGCAAAAGAGAAACTTGGACTACTTTTGCCCACACTTAGGGCATCTCTTTACTCCTTTATGCATTTCTCTCTGGAAATACACAAGTGtattgtagcacaaattctaattagtcttaataattaaaacctagagtcagatatcagggtaaatgctgaaagatcagagaagtaaaggagccagccactagaaagacttcttacctctactaaATCCTcaccttctggggtctttgatggagttgaagactggatagttataactatagttttccttagttatgataaaagataaactagatatgaaactttagactcaccaagataggagaaataatggagtatttttttctgaatttgtgaaATGCTAATGTACTAGACATTGCTAATGTATtatattgcctgtatatattatatatagttattatacttattgtatatggtttttattgtatttgttataaccttttttgttttagacagaaaaggagaaatgtgatattttgtttgtgctctaacaaataaagcttgcctggagatcagatggTGAGCTAGCCACTAGtgaaccatagaggccaggcagtggcggcacacacctgtaaccccagcacttgggaggaggaagcaggaagtgataaggctgggcagagagaggaatataaggcgggtGGAAATAAGAGCTCAGtcccttttcaggctgaggagttgtccGGGTAAAAAGTGGCTgtgcttgctcctttgtctctctgctcttcagAAAAGCTttctttgttagagcacaaacaaaatatcaccacagtgtacTCCACAAACCTTGTACAATTTCCAATGCaacaagttgacaaaactaagcacatggggctgaagagctggctcagcagttaacagcatgaactgctcttgcagaggacacaagttcccagacctgggcagctcacaactgcctgtaactccagttccataatttaaaacagtaataaaaataaatatttaaaaaaatcacagccaggtagtggtggtgcacgcctttaatgccaacactcgagaggcagaggcaggcagatctctgtgagttggaggctagcctggtctacaaagcaagaaaaaaaaaaacacaagggcAACTTATTACTTTTAGATCTCTTAATTGTTTCCTCATATATCAAAacaagttattatttttaaatcacaaataaaacaattcaGGTATAAAAGATACATATTTGACCATCCAGTAATTCCACTTCTAAATTATTTTAGAGACGAATCTCTACATGGAAACCAGGGGATTTGGGCAAAGATTTTCAcagctgaatttttttaaagagtgaaacATGGGATATTACCTAAATGTTCAAAGTGAATAAATTGTTACTTAAGCTCAACAAGGAGACTTTATACACTGACAGGGAAAAAATCCATAAGTAAAGTACAACATAAAAAGGGCTGTCTTGGgtagaagagatggctcaacaggtaaaggtacttgctgccaagactaaagacctgagtttgatccctgagactcaaacgatggaagaaaaaaaccaacttcTCCAAGTTGTCTGcaggtgctgtggcacacatgagtatccccacacacacacatgtaacatttaaaaattcttgtcTTATTACTTTTTAAGAGTCACTTATTGTTacgtatgtgggtgttttgcctccatgtatgtgtgtgcaccatgaaTGTGCCTGGTATCCAtacaagccagaagagagcattagattacctcgaactggagctacagacagtcgtgagctgtctgccatgtggatgctgggagttgaaacagagtcctctggaagagcagctagcactcttaatcagtgagccatctccctagccccacattgaacaaactttaaaaagagagatcTGCAGTTATATATCACATATAGCTAGctgtaaaaataatatattcatatacttATATCAATGCAAAACAGTAGCCTGAGTTTTTACCCTCTGGGAGTAGATTCAGATGTGGAAGACCAAGAGGAGGCAGGATGGAGGTCACATGATTTGTTAGACCATTACAGTACTGTAGTGTACTGatgtgcataaaaatatattcatgcaTCCCCTTTACATTCAAAACTATCTCAACTTGTGTAATTTGCTGAAGCAATAATTGCAAAGCAATAAATGCAAAAAGTATgactttcccctttcttctccttaaGTTACCCTTGTCCTCTGGGTGGACACTCTGGCTTtcgttttctgtttgcttttgagaaCCTGGGTGTGTAGCTGAGCCTGACCTACAACACACTGTGTGGctaggatgacctcaaactcgcAGTCTTTCTGCGCCTGCTTCATGTGTAACAGCATATCTGGTCTTATTCTCTTTTTTATCTAGCTTTCTGAATAATCTCAAGGAGAAAAGCCTTATTTGCCCTTTCCCTTTATGAACCATGCTATTAGCTCTGTAGCACTGAGCCAAAAAACTATTCATATGATAGAAGCAGAAAAAATGGACAGATGTCACTAAATTgcctccataaaaaaaaaaaaaaccctgccaaAGATTCATAGGACATTAATTCTGTTAACTATCTGGTCCCTATTAGCGTGGTGACAGCTATAGCAGCTGCACCCAGTAGTGACTTGGCCTTGAGCCCACGCTGTGGCTGACTTCGCTCCCTGCTCTTTGCTCATTGACTATTGGTAGAATAAGTATAGTGTGTGAGCACATTATACATTCAATGGAAGTTctaggaggggctggaggggctACGAAGCCAGAGCTATGGGAAACTATGAAATTGAACCACTCCAGTCATGTGTTAAGGGATCTGCTTAATCCCCACTTATGGGGTCTTTTTTCTTGTAGTTTTCTATGCACAGAATCATCTTTTCCTGTAACATTCTTGATATTTCTTTACTCCTTCACCttctttgggaggtggaggggctttgtctccctttctttttgcATTTGGCTTCCCAGAAACATCATGCTCCTACCTTCATCTGAGTGAGACTTCTCATACTGGAAAGTCCTGATGTGGAACAGAAAGGTAATGTGTTTCTATTATTCTGTCATTCTCATCTTCTAAGTGATTCACAAATAACGGGGGGTCTGGACATGATGaattatacctgtaatcccaacccttGACACTCAGAGGTaacaagaccctttctcaagaagaaaagagggagagaaaggaagaaggaagggatggaagagggggaaggagtaGGAGCTATAGAGAGTAAGAAGAACACTATTGATTGGGTTTGCTTAGGTCAAAAGtcaatgtttaaatgtttttaatttcaaaatgttgATATTTTCATATCATTGTCattacttgtgatttttttttaagttgaaagaTTAGACGCTCCTGAGCCTGCATTCCTTCACAGTAACAGTGGATGGAGTTGAAACACAACTTCCCTTGGAGTAGAGCACATTCAATCCAGCTTATCATTATTCTACCTGCCCTCTTATGGTTTGGTACTCACGTGGAGAATCCGAGGACACTAGGAATCATGTGGTGATAGAGTTGGAGTGGAATAATAGCCCCTGAAAGATGTTCCCATAGTTTTGAAACCTGTGAATTTGTTTATGGTAAGACGAACTACACAGGTGTGATTAACGATCTTGTAGATAGAATGAATTATCGAGTGTACCCAAGGTAGTCACAGGATGTGTAATAGGACAAGATGACTGatcaggcagaaagaaaaaagaatctaaaCCTTAGAGGTCAGAGGTGAGGTCTGAAGATGCTCCTCTACTGGCTTTGAAGCTGGgggctagccgggcggtggtggcgcatgcctttaattccagctctcaggaggcagaggcaggtggatctctgtgagttcgaggctagcctgggctacagagcgagatccaggacatccagaactgttacaaagagaaaccctgtcttgaaaaacaaaaaacaaacaggaaggaaggaaggaaggaaggaaggaaggaaggaaggaaggaaggaaggaaagaaggaaggaagaaagaaaaagaaaagaaactgggggCTGGAATCGCCATCACAAAATGccctaaaaacaagaaaaagccagAAGAAAGATTCCTAGAGCTTTCaaaagaagaccctgtctcaaaataagaagtgACAGCAGTGGCTGCAGCTGGCCCAGCCTttcagagcagtggctgctcttgcagaggtttcCTTCTATGCACCTACTTGACAGCTCTCCACTGTCTCTACCTCTGACACCCTCTTCGGGCCTCCAGACAGCACAAAGCATGcaagtagtgcacagacatgcttgtatacatacacataaaacagtaaatgaagcttttttttttttaagtaaagacaGGGCTAGTGatacagcttagtggtagaatgcttTTCAAGTGAGCACAAAGCCATTGGCTCAATCCTCATAAAACTAACTAATACATTTTATAAGAGATGAATGTTTATTGCACAGCATACATGGAGCacgaaagaaaggaggaggggaaaggggagcAATGGGAATTTCAGGTATgacatgtgtgtatgaaaatgccataatgaaacccattacgttgtatactaaattaaaatattcacTGTAAAAGGTAGAAAGTTAATGTCACAGAACTATTTAACACTGGACATAGAATTTTTAGCCACAAACATAGCCCCACCTTGGACAGATTCCAGCACACGAGCAAAGAATTTCCATTCATCTTCAACTTTTCTTCAGTATATGCCATAGAAGACACTCAATCACTAAATAGTCATGTATTTTCTCATCCTTTTAAAGTAACTGTTATCAAGAATATGTAAGCACTTTGactcaaacttttaaaatacaatgatGAACGGAGGTAGTGAAATCCACCCAATGACTCACAATTCACACCCAACTTGGGAAGGACAGGAAAGCGCTCTTTTAATGAGAAGTTGCCATTATTTAGGCAGTGTATTAGGACTTCACCAACACAAAATTATAGCTTTACAAAACATCGCAGCTAGTGCTTACACTAACTGAATTACATGTGATTTCAAGTAGTACATGAGAACACTCTAATTTACTTAAACTcccaaattgtttttaaagaagcagCAGCTCATTTGCAATTTgacaaataagataaaattaattaCTAAAAACAATTGTTAAAGGTTCATAAATAGTTACGTAATATATTTTACACTAACTTTGAAGAAAAACTTTTTGagttaaaaatcataaataaaatgcatgaaaTAGAAGCTATTCATTATATTGTAATGGCAAAGACTAAATTTGGGTAACaatatttttgagacacagtctggcTTCACACTATTGACCTTCCTGTGTCagacctgtgtgtgtatatgaatatatttaattatttattgtaaTATATTTATGTAGTGCCACATTTGTTTTCCTCCTCCACTCATCCTGCTTGGAATTTGTTAAAGTAAGCACAATCCTGATTTCTTGACCACTGAATTAGCAACCAGAGCCAAATGTACAGCACAGTAAGATAGTCTTTATTATATTTGAACTAGAAACAGCAGATAGCAAGCTCACGAggtatgatttcttttaaaatgaggcTTCAACAACAATCATCAAAAATAAGCCTTAACCACACAGATAGTTTGGTCACTATTATAATCTCCAGAGGTACAAGAGCCAGCAGCATAAAGTACATAAAGGTAATGACAAAGAATTTCCAATGTGCAAAAATCACAGATCACTGCATTAAAGCCTCTTTTTGCATTCTTGTCATTAGTTCTTCAGCAAAATGTCAACCATGGTAGTAGTACTCCTACAAGAATCCCGTCGTAATATTGTCGCCATTAACACTAGGCTTTTCTTTACCCCCAAATTCAATGAATCGTGATTTGAGTCCTTACATGGATTGGGTGTCAGTGGTGACATGTaaaattgatttcattttcaaGGTTAAATGGCAGACTGATTTCGCATTGGGTGGCCAGCTGTGTATCCTAGTTTTTAATCattgatttttcttaataaatttaaCTATATTTCATAAGCCCTGAGATATTAGATAACCTGCTAATGATTGTTCGCTTTTAATGTATATTCTACTCCACTCAGTCCTAACGCCATGTAAGCATTTTAAATTATGCACACATAGCTGTAACTAATGCAATGATTAAATTTATTACTTGTATAGCTAAGACTACTAATAAGGCCTTTAAGTAAGAGTTGCATACTTTATGTATTTTGCTTGGTCAGAAGCAACCCATAAAAATTGTATCTATAATTCTGTCACTGGTTAGTGCATTCTTTTTGCTTAGCTCTCCATGGAGGTCcagactttttcctttcttttcggTCCTTCCTCAGAGATACCAATTTTCTAGCTGAACAGCTACCAAAAGAAACTTAGCATTCGAACACCATGTTGAGAGCTGCCGTGCCTGGCAGAGAAAGACGCAGAACAGTCATTCAGTAGATAATGAGTGGGTTGTAAGGCAGTTGTCTAAGTCCCATACTCTTGATTACATACTTTACTAACTTTGCTTAACCAGGAAATCTGGTTATCATTTAATTCTACCTCAAGTGTAAATGCAAGaaattgacatttaaaaacataGATTTGCCAGttctcaggaaaataaaacaggTTAGTTATAGCTGCTACCTATAACATCATATACAGGTGGGGGTGTGTCAAAATTACTTTCCATGAACTATTATATATAATTCAATGAAGgggagaaattaaaataaataagaaaagtattAGCTAATTCGTGTAATTTTCTCTGCACTGATCACATATTTATCCCTGTTATGTTTTCTAGTTTTAAGATAATGTCAGTATCTAAATAGATTTTCCCATCTCTGTGGGTGCATAATGCTAGTGAAAGGCTTGTATAAATAtaacattatatttttatgtcaGTCAATATTTGTGCATTATTTTTGGCTAACATTTGTGTCTTTAAGTGAAGCTGTATAGAATATGAGATAACCTACCAAGTTCTTATCTATTAGACTTCTGCTTACAATGTTCAGGTTTTTGTTGATAGCTTTGAAGCATATTGCACACTTGTCATCTAGCACATTAACAGGTAATTATTACTCTTTGTAGAAAGGATGCACTCACAAACTTAGGTTAAATGGCTTTAACCAAAATGTTCAGTGGGTTACAGGGCAATTGCAATCGCAAAAACATTAACGATGCAGTTCATAGTACGATTCTCCCATCTTACAGTACAGgttcctgaaaacatacaagaaGAGCACTTTGATATAGCAGCAAAATATCAAAATTGCCAGGCACTAAGTAAttaatacaccacacacacacacacacacacacacacacacacacacacacaggcacacacacacaggcacacatgcacacacaaacacacacttacaGTTTTTAGTAATATAAGTAATATTTCTTCTAACATGTTATATCTTCACATTTCATACTGGTTTGAAATCCTACTTGTGAGTATATACAAAGCAACTGTATTGATACAGTGTTTTTCAGACTTTAAGTAGAACTACGTAATAAGTCCAGACTGACTTTGATTCAGGGTAAATTCATTTATGATCTCTCACCATCAGATGTAGTATCCCAAAAACACGAGCTGGCTGTGTGAAATCCATATGCACTCCTCTGGACCACAGCACAGGTCACTACAAAGAAAGTCATAGAATAACACTTACTGAAACAGGGAAAGGATCAAGGTTGAAGTATTTGTTGTATTAGAACTCTAAAAGCTGAAAAAAGGTAACACAAAATAATTCAGCTAATAGACTAAAATAGTCTCTTATTTTGAACATTGACCATTGTGAACTTAACTTCACAAGActgtaactgtcagcaattgtaCTGCAGAAAAAAATTTGGATCAAATTTTATGCTCTGTGTTATTAACAGATTTCAGACAGAAATGCAGGGGATATTTCACTTTGTCCTTGGTGTGTGGATCTTTTCAGGCCTATACACAGTCATGGAGGGCTGAGAGGAAGACAGTACTGAAGGGTCTCACCGAGGGAAAGCAGTTCAAACTGCTTTTTTAGACAGAAAGACCTCCCTTTTCACACTTCATCCTGTGTTACATTTAAAGAGATAAGTCAGAAGTGCTTGCTACACTATTAGTGTTCAACTACAGTGCCTGTCATTCAGATGCACTCTccaaattcagagaaaatcaGAAGTATAAAAGTATCAGTACTCACCAATGTACTTATAAGCTTTGCCCAGCTTAACCAAATGTGCAAGGGATTGCTCCACTATGCTTGCGGTCCACTGGTTGATGTTGTTCTGATTGTAGTCCTCACCTCCTAAAACTCCATCAACACACTGGGAGGAAGGGCAGCTTCATTAGCCCAAATGAACCAGTTTTTACATATACTGCAAGAGAGATTCAAGGCACCACCCACTAAGGCATAGCAGAAAATGCGCATCTACTAAGTGTTTGGTGTGCACTGTCTCTAACTGCTTAAGAGTTTTCAAAGCACTTCCATAAGCCTTATCTCATGCTATGAAATATTACAGGTCATATAAAAATCAATTTGCCAATGCCTCTGTGGTAAAGCGCTTAATCTAGCAGGAACACTAATAAAGGAACACTAATGTTTATAACATAGGAAAGACAAATCATAAAcagtaaatgataaaaatgactACAGGATTAAGATAAG includes:
- the Dynlt3 gene encoding dynein light chain Tctex-type 3, with protein sequence MEEYQRPCDEIAFNADEAHNIVKECVDGVLGGEDYNQNNINQWTASIVEQSLAHLVKLGKAYKYIVTCAVVQRSAYGFHTASSCFWDTTSDGTCTVRWENRTMNCIVNVFAIAIAL